The following are encoded in a window of Psilocybe cubensis strain MGC-MH-2018 chromosome 4, whole genome shotgun sequence genomic DNA:
- a CDS encoding 3-isopropylmalate dehydrogenase has protein sequence MSPKSVACADNAAGPEVITEAVKVLETVSELSPDFDLRLESHHFGGIAIDSVGEPLPASTLKACQEADAILMGSIGGPKWGVNAKVRPEQGLLALRKTLGLYANIRPANLASDSLLDYSPLRPEVARGVDMIVVRELIGGAYFGPRKEQNVEPDFDVAWDTMIYSVAEVQRITRVAAQIALAANPPLEIHSIDKANVLASSRLWRKVVTETLAAEYPQLKLDHHLVDSAAMVIVSNPRKLNGVILTENLFGDILSDQSSVIPGSLGLLPSASLAGAPSAPSPDFKPTPGLYEPIHGSAPDIAGQGIANPIGTILSAAMLLRYSLGLEKPAHAIEVAVRKVLDTTESGGHGLRTADLGGKVSTKEIGERIVHVLKEIL, from the exons ATGTCGCCCAAATC AGTAGCATGTGCTGACAATGCTGCAGGACCAGAAGTCATTACAGAGGCCGTCAAAGTGTTGGAAACCGTATCGGAACTGTCTCCAGACTTTGATCTCAGGCTCGAGTCTCACCATTTCGGAGGCATTGCCATCGATTCTGTGGGGGAACCTTTGCCTGCTTCTACGTTGAAAGCATGCCAGGAGGCAGATGCTATTCTGATGG GTTCCATCGGGGGGCCTAAATGGGGTGTAAATGCTAAAGTTCGCCCCGAACAAGGTCTCCTGGCTCTTCGCAAAACTCTCGGTTTATATGCAAATATCCGTCCAGCTAATCTTGCTTCGGACTCCCTCTTAGACTATTCCCCCCTCCGTCCTGAAGTAGCGCGCGGAGTCGACATGATTGTCGTCCGTGAACTCATCGGAGGAGCCTATTTTGGACCACGGAAGGAACAGAACGTCGAGCCTGATTTCGATGTGGCATGGGACACGATGATCTACAGCGTTGCAGAAGTACAAAGAATCACTCGCGTTGCTGCCCAAATTGCTTTAGCTGCAAATCCTCCCTTGGAAATTCATTCCATCGACAAGGCCAACGTATTGGCCAGCTCTCGACTTTGGAGAAAGGTTGTCACCGAGACCTTGgcggcagaatatccacaACTTAAGCTTGACCATCATCTAGTTGATTCGGCTGCTATGGTCATTGTCTCCAACCCTCGGAAATTGAACGGTGTGATCTTAACCGAAAACCTGTTCGGAGACAT CTTGTCTGACCAGTCTAGTGTCATTCCCGGTTCTTTAGGTCTACTCCCTTCGGCTTCTCTCGCAGGAGCTCCCTCAGCACCTTCTCCCGATTTCAAGCCGACCCCCGGTCTGTATGAGCCTATTCACGGATCCGCACCTGACATTGCTGGACAAGGGATAGCAAATCCGATTGGCACAATTCTCAGCGCTGCCATGTTGCTCCGATACTCACTTGGTCTGGAAAAGCCTGCACATGCCATTGAAGTAGCCGTCCGAAAAGTTTTAGACACTACCGAATCCGGTGGTCATGGTCTCAGGACCGCTGACCTTGGAGGCAAGGTTTCCACGAAAGAAATCGGCGAGCGTATCGTTCATGTTCTCAAGGAGATTCTGTAG
- a CDS encoding 1,4-alpha-glucan-branching enzyme, giving the protein MSTKPLSPKTITDIDEYLKPDVPAIIQRHNSFRKWKDVFERHEGGYDKFTKGYLKFGLNVGSKNEVTYREWAPNAKEAYLIGDFNDWDRTSHPMERDEFGVWKIVVPPLPSGACSIPHDSKLKISMVLPNGSRIERLPAWIKRVTQDLSVSPVYDARFWNPPTSQRYTFQHASPPRPADVRIYEAHVGISSSEPRVGTYKEFTTNILPRIRDLGYNVIQLMAIMEHAYYASFGYQVTSFFAASSRYGNPEDLKELIDTAHGMGITVLLDIVHSHACKNVLDGINEFDGTDHLYFHEGGKGRHELWDSRLFNYGHHEVLRFLLSNLRFWVEEYRFDGFRFDGVTSMMYKHHGIGTGFSGGYHEYFGDGADEEGIVYLMLANDCMHELYPHLITIAEDVSGMPLLGKPVDVGGVGFDYRLSMAIPDMWIKLLKHKHDDEWDMGNIVFTLTNRRHGEKSIAYCESHDQALVGDKTIAFWLMDKEMYTNMSDLTPMTEIIARGLALHKMIRLLTHSLGGEGYLNFEGNEFGHPEWLDFPREGNGNSFHYARRQWNVVDDHLLRYKYLNNFDRAMNHAAARYGWLGAPQAYVSLKNELDKVIVFERAGLLFIFNFHPTQSFTDYRVGVEEAGEYKIVLSSDEKRFGGFDNIMLDSKFFTTPLEWNGRKNFLQVYIPTRTCIVLSK; this is encoded by the exons ATGTCGACAAAACCTCTTTCACCAAAAACGATTACTGATATCGACGAGTACCTCAAACCAGATGTACCCGCTATCATCCAACGTCATAACAGCTTCAGGAAATGGAAAGACGTCTTCGAGAGACACGAGGGAGGTTATGACAAGTTCACAAAAGGCTATCTCAAATTTGGCTTGAATGTCGGTTCCAAAAACGAGGTTACTTACAGGGAGTGGGCTCCCAACGCAAAGGAAGCATACCTCATTGGCGACTTTA ACGATTGGGATAGGACTAGTCATCCTATGGAAAGGGATGAATTTGGAGTGTGGAAAATTGTCGTGCCCCCTCTTCCCTCTGGCGCCTGTTCTATACCCCATGATTCCAAACTCAAG ATTTCGATGGTACTTCCCAATGGTTCGCGCATTGAGCGCCTACCAGCATGGATAAAACGTGTTACTCAGGACTTATCTGTGTCTCCTGTGTACGATGCTCGTTTCTGGAACCCGCCAACTTCGCAAAGGTACACATTCCAACATGCATCCCCACCCAGGCCGGCGGACGTGAGGATTTATGAAGCACACGTCGGAATTTCATCTTCAGAGCCCAGAGTTGGGACCTACAAAGAATTTACAACGAACATTCTCCCGAGGATCAGGGACCTTGGTTATAATGTAATTCAACTGATGGCGATCATGGAACATGCATACTACGCCT CTTTTGGATATCAGGTTACTAGCTTTTTTGCTGCAAGCTCCCGTTATGGCAACCCTGAAGATTTGAAGGAACTTATCGACACTGCACATGGAATGGGCATTACAGTGCTTCTTGACATCGTGCACTCCCATGCATGCAAAAATGTTCTAGATGGAATTAACGAGTTCGATGGCACTGACCACCTCTACTTTCATGAAGGGGGGAAAGGTCGCCATGAGCTCTGGGACAGCCGTTTATTCAACTACGGGCATCACGAAGTCCTTCGATTCCTGCTCAGCAATCTACGTTTCTGGGTAGAAGAATACCGTTTTGATGGGTTCCGTTTCGACGGAGTTACGAGCATGATGTACAAACATCATGGTATCGGAACTGGATTTTCCGGAGGATATCACGAATACTTTGGAGACGGGGCCGATGAAGAAGGCATCGTATATCTCATGCTT GCCAACGATTGTATGCATGAGTTGTATCCTCATTTGATCACTATTGCCGAGGATGTCTCCGGAATGCCACTTTTGGGCAAGCCGGTCGATGTTGGAGGAGTTGGATTCGACTATCGCCTTTCTATGGCAATTCCAGACATGTGGATTAAGCTTTTGAAGCACAAGCATGATGACGAATGGGACATGGGCAATATTGTGTTTACTCTAACCAACAGGCGTCATGGCGAGAAGAGTATAGCTTATTGCGAAAGTCATGATCAGGCACTTGTAGGGGACAAGACGATAGCCTTTTGGCTAATGGACAAGGAGATGT ATACAAACATGTCCGATTTGACGCCAATGACTGAAATAATTGCTCGTGGACTCGCGTTGCACAAAATGATACG ACTACTTACCCATTCGCTTGGTGGGGAAGGTTACCTCAACTTTGAGGGCAACGAGTTTGGACATCCCGAG TGGCTCGATTTCCCCCGCGAGGGTAACGGAAATTCCTTCCATTACGCTCGTCGTCAGTGGAATGTTGTCGACGACCATCTTTTGAGATACAAGTACCTCAACAATTTTGACCGAGCTATGAACCACGCAGCCGCACGATACGGCTGGCTCGGCGCACCACAA GCCTACGTGTCTTTGAAAAACGAGCTGGACAAAGTTATCGTATTCGAGCGAGCaggcctcctcttcatcttcaactTCCATCCCACTCAAAGCTTCACAGACTATCGTGTaggtgttgaagaagctgGGGAATATAAAATAGTTTTGAGCAGCGACGAAAAACGTTTTGGAGGATTTGACAACATCATGTTAGATAGCAAGTTCTTCACTACCCCTCTGGAATGGAATGGTCGGAAGAATTTCCTCCAG GTTTACATCCCTACTAGGACATGCATCGTACTTTCCaagtga
- a CDS encoding Rho guanine nucleotide exchange factor gef2, with translation MALSSSPRKLVVPLASGDEPRSRTSTSTPLVTRRAFYCGVVVEGSENGRRLPEEIQDLVLSLGNPLPSESSEEILATQSNQSLVDIDRAAQRKRALLDPSALSSVINELLTSERTYVKRLQSLKVDYADPLRNFARNKDTAIIPAYEAKTLFGNIDVLLPVNEAFLTDLELMLAPNGHLSVGGVGDVCLRHFKELRGFEQYKQYYVKREDAQAIFEKEISKRSSRFASYIDHIKYQSIDSRNRVGLRELLMEPVQRIPRYTLMFRTMLKHMSPDDPQRAKIIEADEIASKIAQAEADEQTKRAAIFYCLIATIEGFPPDLFSNSRKFIDCIDVEDIITDTQLSSSTTGGGISITSLHCTLFLFDDKLVIVKRPGNGEKGGRTLSGLDAVEKVTKAGGIPTGKKKSGMTCKGVFDIMDIAATDIGGSEIHLFLENPPQDQTERWTGRPFRSLSVVIPPAPINLDPTQTENEKQRFLENLWRTQAIYRARAGQSVVLCSDEQEVESRSGRTTFARTYFNVYQRTAFLQETKKCKVVVHIDRDRHASADPIPFGQGGPPFVVIRVQLMDGGLCRYSVTSSEPNDDGEEDIVQTSRVPARVVHTIHQFGLFEFKTGKNSLPSTPTAKSKVAIFGLDAISRNLFNGRPPSVGDFFAGSISGHRRHRSRSTTSRSSAYTHTTTTMDSMKSSHRSTTTAATTISSMEDDYYASRSSKSTKLSRQISAGDSDSETPMYRRSGSMSRPHSRSSTRGTEIEYSDVEDDDATLLAQSKEIGTSDHQLALQLELARQNSLAQYGNHPVPLQMDGSVESIIYEEEPPYPLRKMREGSTLPLPESPPKRRESPPRTSRPLSIHTSERRPTGPRSPSPLPPRSPQPTQEDLPTMEDDIYTDSNIRHENVSEQTATPGIKRSQRQSFFPADNTESTPKAASTSTITAATPIEPLSIKKKTSVRSDMSNSPTPVRKAHTRSMQRVVSPRKVSPQIRKPKAGPSNLYKSEDLDKMLQRSVTSKEDIEASRRSLKRLKTQIEVIKSTLKTPGEDASSRPSSPDKGLRLPQLQTNVPMTKAAQERLEEMRNLIGRRQGEGVGTPRSRPRSGTLDTPSRMSAASDTGNLVKAIELLAMEMEKDLTRAYSNQEALQADLSRLTAEYKERIIELERSRLELQHSRRQCELVKSLLADATAEKEIMYEAFNEELDGMYNDANLPENEALHALARDLQQTKEVKNNLSRENSALKRKLAETELEKEEWGELLRAHGLIS, from the exons ATGGCTCTCAGTTCGTCTCCGCGAAAGTTGGTTGTTCCTTTGGCGAGTGGAGATGAACCGCGGTCTCGTACTTCAACATCCACCCCACTCGTCACTAGAAGGGCCTTTTACTGTGGAGTAGTTGTAGAAGGGTCGGAGAATGGTAGACGGCTCCCCGAAG AGATACAGGACCTCGTACTTTCACTCGGAAACCCTCTTCCTTCAGAATCCTCTGAAGAAATATTGGCCACCCAAAGCAATCAGTCGTTGGTTGATATA GACAGAGCAGCCCAGAGGAAACGtgctttgcttgatcctTCAGCGTTGTCCTCTGTCATCAATGAACTTCTTACCAGCGAAAGGACCTATGTGAAGCGATTACAGTCCCTCAAAGTTGATTATGCCGATCCTCTCAGAAACTTTGCTCGGAATAAAGACACAGCGATTATACCAGCTTACGAGGCAAAGACCCTGTTCGGCAACATCGACGTTCTGTTGCCAGTCAATGAAGCGTTTCTCACTGATCTTGAGCTGATGTTAGCTCCGAATGGTCACTTATCCGTTGGAGGTGTAGGGGACGTTTGTTTGCGCCACTTCAAAGAGCTCCGGGGATTTGAGCAATACAAACAATACTATGTCAAAAGAGAAGATGCTCAGGcaatttttgaaaaggaaatttCAAAGAGGTCATCAAGGTTCGCTTCGTATATCGAT CATATCAAATACCAATCAATTGACTCCAGAAATCGAGTAGGACTGCGAGAGCTTCTCATGGAGCCCGTGCAACGCATCCCAAGATATACTTTAATGTTTCGCACGATGCTGAAACACATGTCGCCTGACGATCCTCAGAGGGCCAAAATCATAGAGGCTGATGAAATTGCATCTAAAATTGCCCAGGCGGAAGCAGACGAGCAGACAAAGCGTGCGGCAATATTTTACTGCCTCATTGCGACTATTGAAGGATTCCCTCCCGATTTATTCTCCAATTCACGAAAGTTTATTGATTGCATTGATGTCGAGGATATCATAACCGACACCCAATTGTCTTCGTCGACTACTGGAGGCGGAATTTCAATAACATCGTTACATTGCACCTTGTTTTTGTTCGACGATAAACTTGTTATAGTGAAACGTCCAGGCAACGGAGAAAAGGGTGGGAGGACACTGTCGGGTTTAGATGCGGTAGAGAAAGTGACAAAGGCAGGAGGGATCCCAACAGGGAAAAAGAAGAGTGGCATGACATGTAAAGGTGTCTTTGATATAATGGATATTGCTGCGACAGATATTGGAGGTTCCG AAATTCATTTGTTTCTGGAGAATCCTCCCCAAGACCAAACGGAACGATGGACAGGTCGACCTTTCCGTTCTTTATCTGTTGTTATACCACCAGCACCAATAAACTTAGATCCTACTCAGACCGAAAACGAGAAACAACGATTCCTGGAGAATCTGTGGAGAACACAGGCTATCTATCGCGCTCGTGCTGGTCAATCAGTCGTCCTTTGTTCGGACGAGCAAGAAGTAGAATCTCGTTCCGGCAGAACGACCTTCGCTAGGACATATTTCAATGTTTACCAGCGAACTGCTTTTTTGCAAGAAACGAAGAAG TGCAAAGTCGTCGTCCACATCGACCGTGACCGGCATGCTTCGGCAGATCCTATACCTTTCGGACAAGGTGGTCCCCCCTTTGTAGTCATAAGAGTTCAATTAATGGATGGTGGGCTGTGTCGGTATTCGGTCACATCTAGTGAGCCAAACGATGACGGGGAGGAAGACATTGTTCAGACCTCACGGGTGCCTGCTAGAGTGGTTCATACCA TCCACCAATTTGGTCTGTTTGAGTTCAAGACAGGGAAAAATTCGCTTCCATCAACACCAACGGCCAAGTCCAAAGTCGCCATATTTGGCCTCGACGCTATCTCTCGTAACCTATTTAATGGTCGACCGCCATCTGTCGGCGATTTCTTTGCTGGTTCTATTAGTGGACATCGGAGACACAGATCAAGGTCAACAACCAGCCGCTCGTCTGCATACACTCACACGACAACCACAATGGATAGCATGAAATCATCACATCGTTCAACCACTACAGCAGCTACAACAATATCTAGCATGGAAGACGACTACTATGCGTCTCGGTCAAGTAAAAGCACGAAGTTGTCACGACAAATATCAGCTGGtgactctgattctgagacCCCGATGTACAGGCGTAGTGGGTCCATGTCTCGGCCTCACTCAAGGTCCTCGACAAGAGGCACAGAAATTGAGTACAGtgatgttgaagatgatgacgcCACTCTCTTGGCCCAATCCAAAGAGATCGGGACGTCCGACCATCAACTTGCTCTCCAATTGGAACTGGCCCGTCAGAATAGTTTGGCGCAGTATGGAAATCATCCCGTTCCTTTGCAAATGGACGGATCTGTTGAATCCATTATATACGAAG AAGAGCCGCCTTATCCATTACGGAAAATGCGAGAAGGAAGTACGTTACCACTGCCTGAATCGCCTCCAAAACGCAGGGAATCACCGCCCCGGACTTCTAGACCGTTATCCATACACACTTCTGAGCGCCGTCCAACAGGCCCTCGAAGTCCCTCCCCTTTACCGCCCAGGAGTCCACAGCCAACACAAGAAGATTTGCCGACCATGGAGGATGATATTTACACCGACTCGAACATTCGTCATGAAAATGTTTCTGAGCAAACGGCGACTCCTGGAATTAAGCGAAGTCAACGACAATCTTTTTTCCCTGCCGACAACACAGAGTCTACCCCCAAGGCTGCCAGTACAAGTACCATCACAGCAGCAACGCCAATTGAACCATTATCCATCAAGAAAAAGACATCTGTCCGATCTGATATGTCGAATTCACCAACTCCTGTAAGAAAGGCACACACCCGATCAATGCAACGCGTAGTTTCTCCTCGCAAGGTATCACCCCAGATCCGCAAGCCTAAGGCTGGACCCTCAAACTTGTATAAAAGCGAGGATTTGGATAAGATGCTGCAACGTTCTGTCACGAGCAAAGAAGAC ATCGAGGCTTCCCGACGGTCATTGAAACGCCTAAAAACCCAGATTGAAGTCATCAAGTCAACTTTGAAAACTCCAGGTGAAGATGCGTCTTCGCGGCCGAGTTCGCCTGATAAAGGATTACGTTTACCCCAGTTGCAAACTAATGTCCCAATG ACGAAAGCCGCTCAGGAACGCTTAGAAGAGATGAGGAATCTAATTGGCCGCAGACAAGGTGAAGGGGTCGGAACTCCACGGAGTAGACCACGAAGTGGAACGCTTGATACACCGTCGAGAATGTCAGCTGCAAGTGATACAGGAAATCTTGTTAAGGCCATAGAGCTTCTTGctatggaaatggaaaaggACCTTACACGGGCTTACTCCAATCAAGAGGCGCTGCAAGCTGACTTATCCCGTCTGACTGCTGAATACAAAGAG CGAATCATAGAACTCGAAAGATCTAGGCTTGAATTACAGCACTCACGACGGCAGTGCGAATTGGTCAAGAGTCTCTTGGCAGATGCCACGGCTGAGAAGGAGATTATGTATGAG GCGTTTAACGAGGAATTAGACGGAATGTACAACGATGCCAACCTGCCCGAAAACGAAGCCCTACATGCACTAGCGCGAGATTTACAACAAACCAAAGAGGTGAAAAACAACCTATCAAGAGAAAACTC GGCCCTTAAACGTAAACTAGCGGAGACAGAAttagaaaaagaaga ATGGGGCGAGCTTCTTCGAGCCCACGGGCTGATATCTTGA